The proteins below are encoded in one region of Pseudomonadota bacterium:
- a CDS encoding 4Fe-4S dicluster domain-containing protein, whose translation MTDKVKELKEVVAKVLSDVDLVIGYKQGFDAIHATPHFITSAQQIDELIWNPLCVHNLTTYLPTLKKKKIGVIVKGCDSRTIVQFIQEGLITRENLVIIGIPCAGVISVKRILRETNRESIEEVVFDNNGNVVVKTGKGQKTLPVADFSSDKCRTCQYPTPLVYDHLVGDPIKSDKAPEGVYADIKEFESKTLEERMQYWEQEFDHCIRCYACRNACPMCICQDNCIAESRDPHWMTQKITLTEKFMFHMIHALHLAGRCVECGECERACPMGIPVNKLKRKINRDMKELFDYEPGVSLDDKPPMFMFNVDELKIKEHKI comes from the coding sequence TTGACAGATAAGGTTAAAGAACTTAAAGAGGTTGTTGCAAAAGTATTAAGCGATGTTGATCTGGTGATCGGCTATAAACAGGGTTTTGATGCAATACATGCAACACCGCATTTTATTACTTCAGCCCAGCAGATTGATGAACTAATCTGGAATCCTCTTTGCGTTCATAATTTGACAACATACCTCCCGACTCTGAAAAAGAAAAAGATAGGTGTTATTGTTAAGGGGTGCGACAGTCGTACTATAGTTCAATTTATTCAGGAAGGGTTGATAACACGGGAGAATCTGGTTATTATCGGTATACCCTGTGCAGGTGTAATAAGTGTAAAAAGGATATTAAGAGAAACAAACCGGGAGTCTATAGAAGAAGTTGTCTTTGATAATAACGGAAATGTTGTAGTAAAAACCGGAAAAGGCCAAAAGACATTACCTGTAGCCGATTTCTCTTCTGATAAGTGCAGGACATGTCAATATCCCACACCTCTTGTATATGACCATTTGGTTGGAGACCCCATTAAATCGGATAAAGCGCCTGAGGGTGTTTATGCGGATATAAAAGAGTTTGAAAGCAAAACACTTGAAGAGCGTATGCAATACTGGGAGCAGGAGTTCGACCACTGCATCAGATGTTATGCATGCCGGAATGCATGTCCCATGTGTATCTGCCAGGACAATTGTATTGCAGAAAGCCGTGATCCTCACTGGATGACGCAAAAAATTACGCTCACCGAGAAATTTATGTTCCATATGATCCATGCCCTGCATCTGGCAGGCAGATGTGTTGAATGTGGAGAGTGCGAGCGTGCCTGCCCGATGGGTATACCGGTAAACAAGCTGAAAAGAAAAATTAACCGGGACATGAAAGAACTCTTCGATTATGAACCTGGAGTCAGTCTTGACGACAAACCACCTATGTTTATGTTTAACGTGGATGAGTTAAAGATAAAGGAGCACAAAATTTAA
- a CDS encoding hydrogenase iron-sulfur subunit, with product MPEVATQELRVVGFLCNWCSYGGADTAGVSRFKQPTDLRIIRVPCSGRVDPLFVVKALLNGADGVLVSGCHPRDCHYSDGNFYARRRLEMLRKLLPFLGIDERRFYYTWVSASEGARWQQTVTEFTNRIHELGPLHIKKEETP from the coding sequence ATGCCTGAAGTAGCCACTCAGGAACTCAGGGTTGTCGGCTTCTTATGTAACTGGTGCTCCTATGGCGGCGCTGATACTGCCGGTGTGAGTCGTTTTAAACAGCCTACAGACCTCAGGATTATCAGAGTGCCATGTTCAGGAAGGGTTGACCCGCTTTTTGTAGTAAAGGCCCTTCTTAACGGAGCAGATGGGGTACTCGTCTCGGGCTGCCATCCAAGGGACTGCCATTATTCAGACGGGAATTTCTATGCAAGAAGAAGGCTTGAAATGTTGAGGAAGCTGCTCCCGTTTCTGGGCATTGATGAAAGAAGATTTTACTATACCTGGGTCTCAGCTTCAGAAGGGGCAAGATGGCAGCAAACGGTAACTGAGTTTACAAATAGAATTCATGAATTGGGTCCTCTCCATATTAAAAAGGAGGAAACCCCTTGA
- a CDS encoding CoB--CoM heterodisulfide reductase iron-sulfur subunit A family protein, which translates to MRVGVFICHCGNNIAGTIDVAKVAEETRKIPGVAYATTYMYTCSEPGQNEIKEAIEREGLDRVVVAACSPRMHELTFRRTVEKAGLNRYFFEMANIREHISWIGENKDLNTGKAVEAVRMAVAKVMQDKPLYSTSFKVNKRVLVIGGGVAGMQAALDCADGGLEVLLVEKSPSVGGMMARLDKTFPTIDCSICILGPKMVDVAQHDKITLHAYSEVEEIKGYVGNYQIKIRKKATYVDWSKCTGCGTCMEKCPSRNAYDTFNYGVAPTRAINIPFPQAIPKKAKIDPKFCRQFVKGKCGVCAKICPTKAIDYEMQDEIITEDIGAIIVATGYSLIDVDKLPEYGGGRYPDVISGIQYERLLNASGPTSGHIVRPSDHEEPKTIVFVSCAGSRDKSIGIPYCSNFCCMYIAKQAILTKDHIPDSQSYVFYMDIRSPGKGYDEFTRRAQEEYGAKYIRGRVSKIYPKGNKIVVRGADTLLGAQVEVEADLVVLATAVISTPDAAHMAEKLHISYDTFGFYVESHPKLRPVETNTSGVFLAGACQGPKDIPASVGQGSAAASKVQALFSKDMLESDPAVAKVNMNTCVGCLKCLKTCPFGAIKEKELRDGNVVAEVIETVCAGCGVCTATCPCGAIQLQHFTDNQLLAEVNAICLK; encoded by the coding sequence ATGCGGGTTGGCGTATTTATCTGCCACTGCGGGAATAATATTGCCGGCACAATAGATGTGGCCAAGGTAGCGGAAGAAACACGAAAGATTCCAGGTGTTGCCTATGCAACGACCTATATGTATACCTGCTCTGAACCGGGCCAGAATGAAATAAAAGAAGCTATAGAGAGAGAGGGCCTTGATAGGGTTGTTGTTGCGGCATGCTCCCCGAGAATGCATGAGCTGACCTTCAGGCGTACCGTAGAAAAGGCCGGGCTTAACCGCTACTTCTTTGAGATGGCAAATATCAGAGAGCACATATCATGGATTGGCGAAAACAAAGACCTGAATACCGGAAAAGCTGTAGAGGCAGTAAGGATGGCAGTGGCAAAGGTCATGCAGGACAAACCGCTCTATTCAACATCCTTTAAAGTAAATAAGAGAGTGCTGGTCATCGGCGGCGGAGTTGCCGGTATGCAGGCAGCCCTTGATTGTGCCGACGGCGGCCTGGAAGTACTGCTCGTCGAAAAAAGCCCGAGTGTAGGCGGCATGATGGCCCGCCTCGATAAGACATTTCCAACAATAGATTGCTCTATTTGTATATTGGGTCCTAAAATGGTGGATGTGGCCCAGCACGATAAGATAACGCTCCATGCTTATTCCGAGGTCGAAGAGATCAAGGGATATGTTGGAAACTACCAGATTAAGATTAGAAAAAAGGCCACATACGTTGACTGGTCAAAATGTACGGGCTGCGGTACCTGTATGGAGAAATGTCCTTCCAGGAATGCCTATGATACATTTAATTATGGAGTTGCGCCGACAAGGGCAATCAATATTCCCTTTCCTCAGGCCATACCGAAAAAGGCAAAGATTGATCCGAAATTCTGCCGTCAGTTTGTAAAAGGAAAATGCGGTGTATGCGCCAAGATATGCCCGACAAAGGCTATTGATTATGAAATGCAGGACGAGATCATAACAGAGGACATAGGCGCGATTATTGTGGCCACCGGATACAGCCTAATAGATGTGGATAAGCTTCCGGAGTATGGCGGCGGCCGTTATCCAGATGTGATATCGGGTATTCAATATGAGAGATTGCTCAATGCATCGGGCCCCACGTCAGGCCATATTGTGAGGCCTTCTGACCATGAGGAACCGAAGACGATAGTCTTTGTCTCCTGTGCCGGCTCACGTGACAAATCCATTGGTATACCTTATTGCTCAAACTTCTGTTGTATGTATATTGCAAAGCAGGCAATTCTTACAAAGGACCATATTCCTGATTCTCAATCATATGTATTCTACATGGACATCCGTTCCCCCGGGAAGGGCTATGATGAGTTTACCAGACGGGCTCAGGAAGAGTATGGGGCAAAATATATAAGGGGACGCGTATCGAAGATTTACCCGAAAGGGAACAAAATAGTTGTAAGAGGCGCAGATACATTGCTCGGGGCTCAGGTAGAGGTTGAAGCAGACCTTGTTGTCCTCGCCACTGCGGTAATTTCTACACCTGATGCAGCGCACATGGCGGAGAAACTCCATATCTCTTATGATACCTTCGGGTTTTATGTAGAAAGCCATCCTAAATTAAGGCCTGTTGAGACAAATACATCGGGTGTATTCCTTGCAGGGGCGTGTCAGGGACCAAAGGACATACCAGCTTCCGTTGGTCAGGGAAGTGCTGCTGCCAGTAAGGTGCAGGCACTCTTCTCAAAGGATATGCTTGAATCCGACCCTGCTGTTGCGAAGGTCAATATGAATACCTGTGTCGGGTGTCTTAAATGCTTGAAAACATGCCCCTTTGGCGCTATCAAAGAAAAGGAGCTTCGCGACGGGAATGTTGTGGCTGAGGTTATTGAGACTGTCTGTGCCGGTTGCGGGGTCTGTACTGCCACCTGTCCATGCGGCGCCATACAATTACAACATTTTACAGATAATCAGCTCTTAGCGGAGGTTAATGCCATATGCCTGAAGTAG
- a CDS encoding CoB--CoM heterodisulfide reductase iron-sulfur subunit B family protein, with the protein MVETTYGYYAGCSLEGTASEYDTSLKVVLKALDVDFREPDDWSCCGSTPAHTVDHVFAAALAARNLAIVEKTGLKTLITPCPSCMTAFKKAQHGMTKSDSFKQEVNELLDEPYECGVFAKSALQVIYEDVGLDAIASKVTHVMPDLKVASYYGCILNRPPEIAQFDDPENPVSMDRILAAAGVDVCDFAFKVECCGAAFGVPKRDMVNRLTYKVLSMAIDAGANCIAVACPLCQQNLDLRQGQVNSVMGSSFDIPILYFSQIMGLAYGYSPEALALDKLIVSAERFVCSRITAGEARENLEKQAKAKVKSTKAAESKEETKPEEIE; encoded by the coding sequence ATGGTTGAAACAACATACGGTTACTATGCCGGCTGTTCACTTGAAGGCACGGCAAGCGAATACGATACATCCCTGAAAGTTGTGCTGAAAGCGCTTGATGTGGATTTCAGAGAACCTGATGACTGGAGTTGCTGCGGCTCAACACCGGCACATACGGTAGATCATGTTTTTGCCGCTGCCCTGGCAGCCAGAAATCTTGCAATTGTTGAAAAAACAGGTTTGAAGACGCTTATTACTCCTTGTCCGTCCTGTATGACAGCCTTTAAAAAGGCGCAGCACGGGATGACGAAAAGCGATTCATTTAAACAAGAGGTCAATGAGCTTCTTGATGAACCCTATGAATGCGGAGTATTTGCTAAATCTGCCTTACAGGTAATTTATGAAGATGTCGGGCTTGATGCAATAGCCTCAAAGGTCACCCACGTAATGCCCGATTTGAAGGTTGCATCATATTACGGGTGCATACTCAATAGACCGCCGGAGATTGCACAATTTGATGACCCGGAAAATCCTGTGTCAATGGATAGAATCCTTGCTGCTGCCGGGGTTGATGTTTGTGATTTTGCATTTAAAGTGGAGTGCTGCGGTGCAGCATTCGGGGTACCTAAAAGAGACATGGTAAACCGGCTCACTTATAAAGTGCTTTCCATGGCTATTGATGCAGGTGCCAACTGTATTGCCGTTGCATGTCCTCTGTGCCAGCAGAACCTTGATTTACGCCAGGGACAGGTAAATAGCGTGATGGGTTCTTCATTTGACATACCCATTCTCTATTTTTCTCAGATTATGGGTCTTGCCTATGGCTACAGCCCTGAAGCACTTGCCCTGGATAAGCTGATTGTAAGTGCAGAACGCTTTGTATGTTCCCGTATAACTGCCGGGGAGGCGAGGGAGAACCTGGAAAAACAGGCAAAGGCTAAAGTAAAAAGCACAAAGGCAGCAGAAAGCAAAGAAGAAACTAAACCAGAGGAGATAGAATAA
- a CDS encoding 4Fe-4S dicluster domain-containing protein — METINLSNDVDLDFIKQVFKESGENPSLCYQCGNCTAGCPYSHYFDYPVSQVMRLLQTGQKDTILNSKAIWLCASCETCTTRCPCEIDVAGIMDTLRIIARRENRVSEKDIKLFYDTFLSSMKQFGRIYEVGILLLYNLKSGHLLADAELGPKVMGHGKIHFLPRKIKGADKVAQIFNRFQEKAKKHG, encoded by the coding sequence ATGGAAACTATTAATCTCAGCAATGATGTCGATTTAGATTTTATCAAACAGGTTTTCAAAGAAAGCGGAGAAAACCCCTCACTTTGTTATCAATGCGGTAACTGTACCGCAGGATGCCCTTATTCACATTATTTTGACTACCCTGTAAGCCAGGTCATGAGGCTTCTTCAGACAGGTCAGAAAGACACGATCCTCAACTCGAAAGCCATATGGCTCTGCGCTTCCTGCGAAACATGTACGACAAGGTGCCCTTGCGAAATAGATGTTGCCGGGATTATGGATACCCTCCGGATTATTGCACGTCGTGAGAACAGGGTATCCGAGAAAGATATAAAACTATTTTACGACACGTTCCTTAGCTCAATGAAACAATTCGGCAGGATATATGAAGTGGGAATTCTCCTTTTGTATAACCTTAAATCAGGTCATTTATTGGCCGATGCAGAGCTGGGACCAAAGGTTATGGGACACGGAAAGATCCATTTTTTGCCCAGGAAGATTAAGGGCGCCGATAAGGTAGCTCAAATTTTCAATAGATTCCAGGAAAAGGCAAAGAAACATGGTTGA
- the carB gene encoding carbamoyl-phosphate synthase large subunit, whose product MKISKIEGINKVLIIGSGPIIIGQACEFDYSGTQACKALRAAGYKIVLVNSNPATIMTDPGMADATYIEPLTVEVLEKIIEKEKPQGLLPNLGGQTGLNLAAELSRKGILQKHSVQIIGVQVDAIERGEDRNEFKKTMNKLNIPMPESALAYSIEEALEIADKLGYPVVIRPAYTMGGTGGGIAYNKEELKTIASRGISASLIGQILIEEAVIGWEELELEVVRDAENNMITVCFIENIDPMGVHTGDSFCSAPMLTISEDVQQKLQVYSYRIVEAIQVIGGTNIQFAHNPDDGRIVVIEINPRTSRSSALASKATGFPIALVSAKLAGGYTLKDIPYYRSGTLDKYVPSGEYVVIKFARWAFEKFREAEDKLGTQMKAVGETMSIGKNYKEAFQKAIRSLEIKRYGLGFASNFNDLPLDDLLRLLNEPSSERQFIMYEAIRKGATVDELFEKTKIKHWFIGQMKELVELEEEILQYKGKVLPDRLLIKAKEDGFSDKYLAKILDLKEEDIRNRRIALGKVEAWCTVPVSGADAAYYYSTYNAPNEVKISDRPKVMILGGGPNRIGQGIEFDYTCVHAAFTLRDEGYESIMVNCNPETVSTDYDTSDKLYFEPLTVEDVLSIYNKEKPIGAIVQFGGQTPLNIAKELEEAGVKILGTSPESIDLAEDRKRFKQVMHKLEIPQPESGTATTLVEAMKVAGEIGYPLMVRPSYVLGGRGMEIVYDDATLTSYVSAAVDITPGRPILIDKFLENAIEVEADAMADGEDAFVPSIMEHIELAGIHSGDSACAIPPRTLSEQHIKTINEYTKRIAIELNVVGLMNIQYAIANDIVYILEANPRASRTVPLVSKVTGVQMARIATQFMLGKKLKNMNLKHKKYSHVGVKEAVFPFNMFPEVDPTLGPEMRSTGEVLGMADSFGLAFFKSQEAAGQKLPEKGTVLITISPKDRNDILGAAKYLKEAGFNILATEGTHKFLAINDIASTQIKKVHEGRPNILDALHNKEIQLIINTPIGKNSMHDDSYIRKTAIKYKIPYITTTAAAKAAAEGIRAYIEKKEGTVIKSLQAYHADIE is encoded by the coding sequence ATGAAAATATCAAAAATAGAAGGTATAAACAAGGTTCTAATTATAGGTTCCGGCCCTATTATCATCGGTCAGGCCTGTGAATTCGATTACTCAGGTACACAGGCATGCAAAGCATTGAGAGCTGCGGGATACAAAATTGTCCTTGTTAATTCAAACCCTGCAACTATTATGACAGACCCTGGTATGGCTGATGCGACATACATTGAGCCGCTCACAGTTGAGGTACTCGAAAAGATAATTGAAAAAGAAAAACCTCAAGGATTGCTGCCTAACCTTGGGGGTCAGACAGGCCTGAATCTCGCCGCAGAACTCTCGAGAAAGGGCATACTCCAGAAACATAGCGTGCAAATCATAGGCGTCCAGGTAGATGCGATTGAGAGAGGGGAAGACAGGAACGAATTCAAAAAGACAATGAACAAACTCAATATCCCCATGCCCGAGTCCGCTCTTGCATACTCTATTGAAGAGGCGCTGGAAATTGCGGACAAACTCGGTTATCCGGTTGTTATACGGCCGGCCTATACCATGGGCGGTACAGGCGGCGGCATTGCATATAATAAAGAAGAGCTCAAGACTATTGCAAGCAGGGGTATTTCAGCAAGCCTTATCGGTCAGATACTCATAGAAGAGGCAGTTATCGGTTGGGAAGAACTGGAGCTTGAAGTTGTAAGGGATGCCGAAAACAATATGATCACCGTTTGTTTTATTGAAAATATAGACCCCATGGGCGTCCACACAGGAGATTCCTTCTGTTCTGCTCCCATGTTAACCATTTCGGAAGATGTCCAGCAAAAACTGCAAGTATATTCGTACCGGATTGTCGAAGCCATTCAGGTCATCGGCGGCACAAATATCCAGTTTGCCCATAACCCGGATGACGGGAGGATTGTGGTTATTGAGATCAACCCGAGGACGTCGCGTTCATCCGCCCTTGCTTCCAAAGCCACCGGCTTTCCCATAGCCCTTGTTTCTGCCAAACTTGCAGGTGGATATACATTGAAGGATATACCCTATTATAGAAGCGGGACTCTTGATAAATATGTGCCTTCCGGGGAGTATGTTGTTATAAAGTTTGCCCGGTGGGCATTTGAAAAGTTCAGGGAGGCAGAAGACAAGCTGGGTACTCAGATGAAAGCAGTTGGCGAAACAATGAGCATCGGCAAGAATTACAAAGAAGCATTCCAGAAAGCTATCCGTTCTCTTGAGATTAAACGGTATGGTTTGGGTTTTGCGAGCAATTTTAATGACCTACCCCTTGACGATCTGTTGAGGCTGCTTAATGAACCGTCGTCAGAAAGACAATTTATTATGTATGAAGCAATAAGGAAAGGGGCAACAGTAGATGAACTATTTGAAAAGACAAAGATAAAACACTGGTTTATCGGGCAAATGAAGGAGTTGGTCGAGCTTGAAGAAGAAATCCTGCAATATAAAGGCAAGGTCCTTCCCGACAGGCTCCTTATTAAAGCCAAGGAAGATGGTTTCTCAGATAAATACCTTGCCAAAATCCTTGATCTGAAAGAAGAAGATATCAGGAACAGAAGGATTGCGCTGGGTAAAGTTGAAGCATGGTGTACGGTCCCGGTAAGCGGTGCTGATGCTGCGTATTATTACTCTACATACAATGCCCCTAATGAAGTCAAAATAAGTGACAGGCCCAAGGTGATGATCCTCGGCGGCGGTCCGAACAGGATCGGCCAGGGTATAGAATTTGATTACACATGTGTACATGCTGCATTTACATTACGCGACGAAGGTTATGAATCAATAATGGTCAATTGTAACCCGGAGACGGTTTCTACCGATTATGACACCTCCGATAAGCTTTATTTCGAGCCGCTTACTGTTGAGGATGTTCTAAGTATATACAACAAGGAAAAACCGATCGGTGCAATAGTCCAGTTTGGTGGACAGACGCCGCTTAATATTGCAAAGGAACTTGAAGAGGCAGGTGTAAAAATACTGGGGACATCCCCTGAAAGCATAGATCTTGCAGAGGACAGAAAACGCTTTAAACAGGTAATGCACAAGCTTGAGATACCGCAACCTGAGAGCGGAACCGCAACAACGCTTGTTGAGGCAATGAAGGTGGCAGGCGAAATAGGTTATCCCCTTATGGTAAGACCATCTTATGTACTTGGCGGACGCGGGATGGAAATTGTCTATGACGATGCAACCCTCACATCCTATGTTAGTGCAGCCGTTGATATAACTCCAGGCAGACCCATCCTGATTGATAAGTTTCTCGAAAATGCAATTGAAGTGGAGGCGGATGCCATGGCAGATGGCGAAGATGCCTTTGTGCCCTCCATCATGGAACATATTGAGCTTGCCGGCATCCATTCCGGCGACAGCGCCTGTGCAATCCCACCCCGGACTCTATCGGAACAGCATATCAAGACTATAAATGAATATACGAAGAGGATTGCCATAGAGCTGAATGTTGTGGGACTCATGAACATCCAGTATGCAATCGCTAATGACATAGTCTATATCCTCGAAGCAAACCCCAGAGCAAGCAGGACTGTGCCTCTTGTATCAAAGGTAACGGGGGTTCAGATGGCGCGTATTGCCACACAGTTTATGCTTGGTAAAAAATTGAAAAATATGAACCTGAAACACAAAAAATATTCACACGTAGGCGTAAAAGAGGCTGTGTTTCCCTTCAATATGTTCCCCGAGGTTGACCCGACCTTAGGACCGGAAATGAGATCAACAGGGGAAGTTCTTGGTATGGCTGACTCATTTGGTCTTGCCTTTTTCAAGTCTCAGGAGGCAGCAGGACAAAAATTGCCCGAAAAGGGTACTGTGCTTATAACAATATCACCGAAGGACAGGAACGATATCCTCGGGGCGGCAAAATATCTGAAAGAGGCAGGTTTCAACATTCTTGCTACGGAAGGAACACATAAATTCCTTGCAATAAATGATATAGCATCAACACAGATAAAAAAGGTTCATGAGGGAAGACCCAATATTCTCGATGCGCTGCACAATAAGGAGATTCAGCTCATTATCAATACGCCGATAGGTAAGAACAGTATGCATGACGATTCTTATATAAGGAAAACGGCTATAAAATACAAAATACCTTATATTACAACAACAGCGGCAGCCAAGGCGGCAGCAGAGGGTATCAGGGCATATATAGAAAAAAAGGAAGGGACGGTTATCAAGTCGCTCCAGGCTTACCACGCGGATATAGAATAG
- a CDS encoding polyprenyl synthetase family protein, which translates to MEQILKLIENDLKKLEISIEQLVSTKVGFIREIVNYIVKSGGKRIRPILVMLSSKLCGYNGEKHITYSAIIEFIHTSTLLHDDVVDNAKTRRGASTANTIWGNEASVLVGDFLYTKSFELMADGDNLEIIKTMAHTTKQLSEGEILELLKTSDINTSEEDYFEIIRNKTAVLFSVACEIGAILGNVDEEKRFSLKEYGKNLGMAFQLTDDMLDYNSYDEVLGKKVGTDLKEGKITLPLISAIIAATEKEKTVVRKVVDKSSITLRDFERVSAIIKKYDGIKYTSDKAMEYTNAAKDCLKVFEPSPFKDALLWLPEYMHKRKT; encoded by the coding sequence ATGGAACAGATTTTAAAGCTGATAGAAAATGACCTGAAAAAACTCGAAATATCGATAGAACAATTAGTTTCAACAAAAGTCGGTTTCATAAGAGAGATTGTAAATTATATAGTAAAATCAGGCGGAAAAAGAATCAGGCCGATCCTCGTTATGCTCAGCTCAAAACTCTGCGGATATAACGGAGAAAAACATATAACATACTCGGCAATTATTGAGTTCATTCATACATCAACGCTTTTACATGATGACGTGGTAGATAATGCAAAAACAAGAAGGGGTGCTTCAACAGCAAATACAATATGGGGGAATGAAGCAAGTGTCCTTGTCGGTGATTTTCTATATACAAAGTCTTTTGAGCTTATGGCAGACGGAGACAACCTTGAAATTATAAAAACCATGGCGCATACAACAAAACAGTTGTCTGAAGGTGAAATATTAGAGCTTTTGAAGACATCGGATATTAATACCAGTGAAGAAGACTATTTTGAAATCATCAGGAATAAAACGGCGGTTCTTTTTTCAGTAGCATGCGAAATAGGTGCGATACTGGGGAATGTTGATGAAGAGAAAAGATTTTCATTAAAAGAATATGGAAAAAATCTCGGCATGGCCTTTCAATTGACTGATGATATGCTTGACTACAACTCATACGATGAGGTTCTTGGAAAAAAAGTAGGGACAGATCTTAAAGAAGGAAAAATAACACTTCCCCTTATCAGTGCCATAATAGCTGCAACAGAGAAAGAAAAAACCGTTGTCAGGAAAGTGGTTGATAAATCGAGCATTACATTGAGAGATTTTGAAAGGGTAAGTGCTATTATTAAAAAATATGACGGAATAAAGTATACATCCGATAAGGCAATGGAATACACAAATGCAGCAAAAGACTGTTTGAAGGTCTTCGAACCTTCACCTTTTAAAGATGCGCTTCTTTGGCTTCCTGAGTATATGCACAAGAGAAAAACATAA
- a CDS encoding methyltransferase produces MYIADDETLDILCDDEIKIIQKKDGYRFSIDAILLSNFITLKKHERLLDIGTGCGIIPVYMSKKGNKNFMTGIEIQEELFHAAQKNKDLNNCENIQFIHGDIKLFVESLKKTPFHVIVSNPPYTKEHTGRKSPKHSRFIARYESYIDLSILLSASAALLNKKGRFYIIYPSKRLGELIYTAKANKLEPKRLRLIYPKKEKSANLFLAEFTKEGGMEVTIEKPLYIYDNEQYTEEIESYYCLKG; encoded by the coding sequence ATGTATATAGCGGATGATGAAACACTTGATATTCTGTGTGATGATGAAATAAAAATAATCCAGAAAAAGGATGGCTACAGGTTCTCTATTGACGCCATTCTCCTGTCAAACTTTATAACCTTGAAAAAGCATGAAAGATTATTGGATATTGGTACCGGCTGTGGCATTATACCTGTCTACATGTCAAAGAAAGGCAATAAGAACTTTATGACGGGCATAGAGATACAGGAAGAATTATTCCATGCGGCCCAAAAGAATAAAGACCTCAACAATTGTGAAAACATACAGTTTATCCACGGCGATATTAAACTTTTTGTTGAAAGCTTAAAAAAGACACCTTTTCATGTAATCGTGTCCAACCCTCCCTATACAAAAGAACATACGGGAAGAAAGAGTCCAAAACATTCAAGGTTTATAGCAAGATATGAATCGTATATTGATCTTTCAATATTACTTTCAGCTTCAGCGGCTTTATTGAACAAAAAAGGACGTTTTTATATTATTTATCCTTCAAAAAGACTGGGCGAACTCATATACACTGCCAAAGCCAATAAGCTTGAACCGAAAAGGCTCAGATTAATTTATCCGAAAAAAGAGAAGAGCGCCAACCTTTTTCTTGCTGAATTTACAAAAGAAGGCGGCATGGAAGTAACTATTGAAAAACCTCTTTATATATACGATAATGAGCAATATACGGAAGAAATTGAAAGTTATTACTGTCTGAAGGGGTAG